The proteins below come from a single Chitinophaga pinensis DSM 2588 genomic window:
- the mutL gene encoding DNA mismatch repair endonuclease MutL, which produces MADIINLLPDNIANQIAAGEVIQRPASAVKELLENAVDAGATEIQLIIRDAGKELVQVIDNGKGMSETDARMCFERHATSKIQTINDLFSIRTMGFRGEALASIAAVSQVELKTRLRGSEIGTYIEIDNSAVKKQEMCQTAEGTSIAMKNLFFNVPARRNFLKSNAAEMRHIVDEFIRVAMAFPQIQFTLTNNTQQLFYLEKGSLKQRIIAILGQHYNARIVSVKETTDYMNVHGFVGKPETAKKTRGDQFFFVNNRFIKSPYLHHAIMNAFAEMIPADSFPLYVLFIDLDPGHVDINVHPTKQEIKFDDEKLMYAFVQSAVKHALAQFNITPTLDFGLDPGIQQLDAVSKPFTEQQQAKSVNTSLYKSFTQANQAHTIDKSSNLKHWKDLYGSGESNVTYTETETETMDSPQEESYTTHSTTIESRSSATSMIDEGWQDTSIDQKVPVQVHQQYILSQIKSGFILIDQQAAHERILYERYQRAVQETAIPTQQSLFPQTLQLLPADAALIMEMIPDLQILGYDLEPFGNNTFVVRGTPADIQSGNEQASIEGLLEQFKHFSHELKLPRREQLIRSMARNNSIQAGKSLSTREMQNIIDELFACTMPNSSPGGKYTYISFKLTDLAKMFG; this is translated from the coding sequence GTGGCGGATATTATAAATCTATTACCAGACAATATAGCGAATCAGATTGCAGCAGGGGAAGTGATCCAACGGCCCGCTTCAGCAGTAAAAGAGCTGCTGGAAAACGCCGTAGATGCAGGTGCGACAGAAATTCAACTCATTATCCGGGATGCCGGAAAGGAGCTGGTGCAGGTGATTGATAACGGAAAAGGCATGAGTGAGACGGATGCACGGATGTGCTTTGAGCGACATGCTACTTCCAAAATACAGACGATAAACGATCTTTTCTCCATACGTACGATGGGCTTCCGTGGTGAAGCGCTGGCATCTATTGCCGCCGTTTCCCAGGTAGAACTCAAAACCCGTCTCCGCGGTTCGGAAATAGGTACCTACATAGAAATCGACAACAGTGCTGTGAAGAAACAGGAAATGTGTCAGACAGCCGAAGGTACCAGTATCGCTATGAAGAACCTTTTCTTCAACGTACCGGCCCGTCGTAACTTCCTGAAAAGCAATGCCGCAGAAATGAGGCATATCGTGGATGAATTCATCCGCGTAGCCATGGCATTCCCCCAGATCCAGTTCACACTTACCAACAATACACAACAGCTTTTCTACCTGGAAAAGGGTTCCCTGAAACAGCGTATTATCGCCATCCTTGGACAGCATTATAATGCCAGGATCGTTTCTGTAAAAGAAACGACTGATTATATGAACGTACACGGATTCGTAGGAAAACCGGAAACAGCCAAGAAAACCAGGGGAGATCAGTTCTTTTTCGTCAATAACCGTTTTATCAAAAGCCCGTATCTGCACCATGCCATCATGAATGCTTTTGCGGAGATGATCCCGGCTGACAGCTTCCCGCTGTATGTATTATTTATCGACCTGGATCCTGGTCATGTGGATATCAACGTTCATCCAACCAAACAGGAAATCAAGTTTGATGACGAAAAGCTGATGTATGCCTTTGTACAGTCCGCTGTAAAACACGCACTGGCACAATTCAACATCACACCTACCCTGGACTTCGGCCTGGATCCTGGTATCCAGCAGCTGGATGCTGTCAGCAAACCATTTACTGAACAGCAACAGGCTAAATCTGTCAATACCTCCCTCTATAAAAGCTTTACACAGGCTAATCAGGCCCATACAATCGATAAATCCAGTAACCTGAAACACTGGAAAGACCTGTATGGCTCCGGCGAGTCTAATGTAACGTATACAGAAACGGAGACTGAAACAATGGACAGTCCGCAGGAGGAGTCTTACACGACCCACTCCACGACCATCGAAAGCCGTTCTTCCGCCACATCGATGATCGATGAAGGCTGGCAGGACACCAGCATCGATCAGAAGGTCCCTGTTCAGGTACACCAGCAATACATCCTGTCTCAGATCAAATCCGGCTTTATCCTGATAGATCAGCAGGCAGCGCATGAACGCATCCTGTATGAACGCTACCAGCGCGCCGTTCAGGAAACCGCTATTCCTACCCAGCAAAGCCTGTTCCCGCAAACATTACAGTTATTACCTGCGGATGCTGCACTGATCATGGAAATGATCCCTGATCTGCAAATCCTCGGATATGACCTGGAGCCGTTCGGCAACAATACGTTTGTAGTGAGAGGCACGCCGGCAGATATCCAGAGTGGTAACGAACAGGCCAGCATTGAAGGACTGCTCGAACAGTTCAAACATTTTAGTCACGAACTCAAACTGCCCCGCAGAGAACAACTGATCCGCTCCATGGCGCGTAACAACTCCATCCAGGCTGGAAAATCATTGTCTACCCGCGAGATGCAGAATATCATCGACGAACTGTTTGCCTGCACCATGCCCAACTCCTCACCAGGAGGTAAATACACCTATATCTCCTTTAAACTGACGGACCTCGCCAAGATGTTCGGATAA
- a CDS encoding gluconokinase, with translation MEYIIGVDLGTSSAKVIAVRQDGKVMAHSQQEYTITQPAPGHSEQDPDVILQAVKNGIRSVATIMKDPPAAVSFSTAMHSVMAMDGDGKALTPLIIWADNRSQPVADRLRHTSLAASLHQQSGTPVHAMSPLCKIIWWKEQAQEVFGAAACFIGIKEYIFYHFFGRYITDHSTASATGLFNIHELTWNTASLETAGITAAQLPELVSSDSIINGLLETAAQELGIPANTRFIAGASDGCLAQLGSNALDKGHATLTIGTSGAVRMAIDQPLTDEEGRLFTYVLTPGHFVTGGAINNGGVVLQWYLDAFLQSATEKPLHVDAGLQQAMSTPAGAEGLLCLPYLHGERAPVWDGHAKGAFIGVQPQHTTWHFMRALLEGMAMGLLSITEALEETAGKVEKISVSGGFTHSPEWVQLMADVFQRPMHLRQESDASAMGAVLLGFQALKIETGFGAVSEKVFEPRTEHAAVYRKAYAIHGKLYGALKDIFPLL, from the coding sequence ATGGAATATATAATAGGTGTGGATCTGGGTACAAGCAGTGCCAAAGTGATTGCTGTAAGACAGGATGGAAAGGTGATGGCCCACTCGCAGCAGGAATATACTATTACACAACCAGCGCCTGGTCATAGTGAGCAGGATCCTGATGTGATATTACAGGCTGTGAAGAACGGTATCAGAAGCGTGGCCACTATTATGAAAGATCCGCCGGCAGCGGTGTCATTCAGCACAGCAATGCATAGTGTAATGGCCATGGATGGAGACGGAAAGGCCCTGACTCCACTGATCATATGGGCGGACAATCGTAGTCAGCCAGTGGCGGACAGGTTACGGCATACTTCCCTGGCCGCCAGCTTACATCAACAGAGCGGTACGCCGGTACATGCTATGTCTCCGCTATGTAAAATCATCTGGTGGAAAGAACAGGCGCAGGAAGTATTTGGTGCTGCTGCCTGCTTTATCGGGATCAAGGAATATATTTTCTATCATTTCTTTGGTCGCTATATCACAGATCATTCTACCGCCTCTGCGACGGGTTTATTCAATATACACGAACTAACATGGAACACTGCTTCCCTGGAAACTGCCGGTATAACAGCTGCTCAGTTACCTGAACTGGTCAGCAGTGATAGTATCATTAACGGCTTACTGGAAACAGCGGCACAAGAACTGGGTATTCCTGCCAATACCCGCTTTATTGCCGGCGCGAGCGATGGCTGTCTGGCACAACTGGGCAGTAATGCACTCGATAAAGGACATGCCACACTGACAATCGGTACAAGTGGGGCGGTACGTATGGCGATTGACCAGCCATTGACAGATGAGGAGGGAAGGCTGTTCACGTATGTGCTGACACCCGGTCATTTTGTAACAGGTGGAGCGATCAATAACGGTGGCGTAGTGCTGCAATGGTACCTGGATGCTTTCCTGCAATCGGCTACAGAAAAGCCATTGCATGTAGATGCCGGTTTGCAACAGGCCATGAGTACACCGGCAGGAGCGGAGGGCTTGTTATGTCTTCCTTATCTACACGGAGAACGTGCGCCGGTATGGGATGGTCATGCAAAAGGCGCTTTTATCGGTGTACAGCCACAACACACCACCTGGCATTTTATGCGGGCTTTACTGGAAGGAATGGCGATGGGCTTGCTTAGTATCACGGAGGCGCTGGAGGAGACAGCGGGAAAGGTGGAGAAGATTTCTGTGAGCGGTGGGTTTACGCATTCGCCGGAATGGGTACAATTGATGGCCGATGTATTCCAGCGTCCTATGCATCTGCGGCAGGAGAGTGATGCTTCTGCCATGGGAGCGGTATTACTGGGTTTTCAGGCCCTGAAAATAGAAACCGGTTTTGGAGCAGTGTCAGAAAAGGTATTTGAACCACGTACAGAACACGCAGCTGTATATCGTAAGGCATATGCGATACACGGTAAGTTGTATGGTGCTTTGAAAGATATTTTTCCCTTGTTATGA
- a CDS encoding YciI family protein has protein sequence MFLILLQYIRPVAAVEHYMEQHRAFLEKFYKSGQFILAGRRKPKSGGLIICKASSRKEVEQIITEDPLDKYQLALYEIIEFEPTSYVNELQSYLS, from the coding sequence ATGTTCTTAATTCTTTTACAATACATCCGTCCGGTAGCTGCCGTAGAGCATTATATGGAGCAACATAGAGCATTCCTGGAGAAGTTCTATAAAAGCGGACAATTTATACTGGCGGGACGCCGTAAGCCGAAATCCGGAGGATTAATCATTTGTAAAGCGTCAAGCCGTAAAGAAGTAGAGCAAATTATCACTGAAGATCCACTGGACAAGTACCAGCTGGCATTGTATGAGATTATCGAGTTTGAGCCAACATCCTACGTCAACGAGTTACAGTCTTATCTTTCCTAA
- a CDS encoding carboxypeptidase-like regulatory domain-containing protein, whose amino-acid sequence MLRLSPVLVYCLLLLTISSCRKEVSLEGIPPETEPPPAQIVTTGIQGRVLNEQRQPVQGATVSGGGVTATTDANGYFLLEKINGPDDATVVSVDKAGYFKGYRTLMVREGIIQYIQIELLLENQNPISGTTGGVIPFPEGTLTFPAGSILTAGDQPYGGPVTVRSIYINPENSTIADQMPGDLRGINDQNRQVFLRAFSMISTTMEDGAGNALHPDSTNPAIFRIMIPNTLASNAPTEIPLWYFNGDTGFWVQEGTATREGNDYVGNITKPGYWLCATTLPQIVLTADIKDQNGDPVPNLRVTVMTKVDFIPSFAFSAEDGIFYGKIPANNVLILTVTDNCDNVLRQQEIGPFSTAATVSNITITLPASNSLVIKGTAKDCDNANVAAGKVIINIDGLNYASTISQGSFNTTIVRCQNDPVNITLTATDNGSGKTSAMTTNASNGTITPNIVVCD is encoded by the coding sequence TTGTTAAGATTGTCCCCGGTGCTGGTGTATTGCCTGTTGTTATTAACAATAAGCTCCTGTAGGAAAGAAGTTTCGCTTGAAGGAATTCCTCCGGAGACAGAACCTCCCCCTGCTCAAATTGTCACTACCGGTATCCAGGGACGTGTACTGAACGAACAACGTCAGCCGGTACAGGGCGCAACTGTAAGCGGTGGCGGTGTAACAGCCACGACTGATGCAAACGGTTATTTTCTGCTGGAAAAAATTAATGGCCCCGATGATGCGACTGTTGTAAGTGTGGATAAAGCTGGCTATTTCAAAGGCTACCGCACACTGATGGTACGGGAAGGGATCATACAATATATACAAATCGAACTGCTGCTTGAAAATCAGAATCCAATAAGTGGAACTACCGGCGGCGTGATCCCCTTTCCAGAAGGAACCCTCACCTTTCCGGCCGGCAGCATTCTGACCGCTGGTGACCAGCCATATGGCGGTCCTGTAACTGTCCGTTCTATTTATATCAATCCGGAGAACAGTACTATCGCCGATCAGATGCCTGGCGACCTGAGAGGCATCAATGACCAGAACAGACAGGTGTTCCTGCGGGCCTTCAGTATGATCTCCACCACGATGGAAGATGGCGCCGGTAATGCCCTGCATCCGGACTCTACCAACCCGGCCATTTTCCGCATTATGATACCTAATACCCTGGCCAGCAATGCGCCTACGGAAATACCTCTCTGGTATTTTAACGGAGATACCGGTTTCTGGGTCCAGGAAGGGACTGCTACACGTGAAGGCAATGATTATGTCGGTAATATCACAAAACCCGGCTATTGGCTATGTGCCACCACCCTTCCTCAGATCGTTCTCACTGCTGATATTAAAGATCAGAATGGTGATCCGGTGCCCAATCTCAGGGTAACGGTGATGACTAAAGTAGATTTCATACCCTCCTTCGCCTTCTCTGCTGAAGATGGTATATTCTATGGTAAAATCCCCGCGAATAATGTGTTGATCCTGACAGTTACTGATAACTGCGACAATGTACTGCGTCAGCAGGAAATAGGCCCTTTCAGCACAGCTGCCACAGTTAGTAACATCACCATCACCCTGCCGGCAAGTAATTCCCTGGTTATCAAGGGAACGGCTAAAGACTGTGATAATGCCAATGTAGCGGCCGGAAAAGTGATCATCAATATCGATGGGCTGAATTACGCCTCCACCATTTCACAAGGTAGTTTCAATACAACGATTGTCAGATGTCAAAATGATCCGGTCAACATCACACTGACCGCAACAGACAATGGTTCAGGAAAAACCTCCGCCATGACGACCAACGCCAGCAATGGCACTATCACCCCCAATATTGTGGTCTGTGATTAA
- a CDS encoding Gfo/Idh/MocA family protein — protein sequence MVEKNNKGSHESRRSFLKQGALAAAGFMIVPRHVLGGKGFIAPSDRLRVAGIGVGGKGESDLSEIAKGPADITYLCDVDTRRAAASVARFPKAKFYKDFREMLDKEHKHIDAVTVSTPDHQHAVAAMAAMQLGKHVYVQKPLTHDIFEARALTAAAQKNKVVTQMGNQGASGDGVRQMMEWYNAGLIGDVHTVYCWTDRPVWPQGIPWSSMKAEVPKELDWDLWLGTAPYKDYIDKLVPFNWRGWWDYGTGALGDMGCHIIEPPFRILGLGYPKSVECSVGSVYVDEFKRGYFPESCPPSSHVILKFDGKNGKEITLHWMDGGIQPERPEELGPNEIMGDGGNGAILIGDKGKMMCGTYGRDPQLLPTSKTKQTNTPQTIARVPEGHYVQWVNAAIAGFNSPKDKLISSPFSIAGPLTETLLMANLAIRSFDIKKEKEGKTSFPGRYIKLLWDSKEMKITNFDDANQFVKRTYRQGWSLGV from the coding sequence ATGGTCGAAAAAAATAACAAGGGAAGTCATGAATCCCGTAGATCATTCCTAAAACAAGGTGCGCTTGCTGCAGCTGGTTTTATGATCGTTCCACGTCACGTCTTAGGTGGTAAAGGTTTTATCGCTCCCAGCGATCGTTTACGTGTTGCCGGTATTGGTGTTGGCGGTAAAGGCGAAAGCGATCTGTCTGAGATTGCAAAAGGTCCTGCAGATATCACTTACCTGTGCGATGTAGACACCCGCAGGGCGGCAGCTTCCGTTGCGCGTTTCCCCAAAGCGAAATTCTACAAAGACTTCAGGGAAATGCTTGACAAAGAGCATAAACATATTGATGCAGTGACGGTTTCCACACCTGACCACCAGCACGCAGTAGCGGCTATGGCGGCTATGCAGCTGGGTAAACACGTATATGTGCAGAAACCGTTGACCCACGATATTTTCGAAGCGCGTGCACTGACTGCCGCCGCCCAGAAAAATAAAGTAGTTACCCAGATGGGTAACCAGGGTGCTTCCGGCGATGGCGTACGTCAGATGATGGAATGGTACAATGCCGGTCTGATCGGTGATGTACATACTGTTTATTGCTGGACAGACCGTCCGGTATGGCCGCAAGGTATTCCATGGTCCAGCATGAAGGCTGAAGTGCCTAAAGAACTGGATTGGGATCTCTGGTTAGGTACTGCTCCTTACAAAGATTATATCGATAAACTGGTACCGTTCAACTGGCGTGGCTGGTGGGATTATGGTACCGGCGCATTGGGTGACATGGGTTGTCATATCATTGAACCTCCATTCCGCATTCTCGGACTTGGTTATCCGAAATCAGTAGAATGTAGCGTAGGTAGCGTTTATGTAGACGAATTCAAACGCGGCTACTTCCCTGAAAGCTGTCCTCCATCTTCTCACGTAATCCTGAAATTCGACGGCAAAAATGGTAAAGAAATCACCCTCCACTGGATGGATGGCGGTATCCAGCCAGAACGCCCTGAAGAACTGGGACCTAACGAAATAATGGGTGACGGTGGTAACGGCGCGATCCTGATCGGCGACAAAGGTAAAATGATGTGTGGTACCTACGGTAGAGATCCGCAGTTATTGCCAACCAGCAAAACCAAACAGACGAACACTCCGCAGACCATTGCACGTGTACCGGAAGGACACTATGTACAGTGGGTAAATGCAGCAATCGCTGGTTTCAATAGTCCGAAAGACAAACTGATCAGCTCTCCGTTCTCTATTGCCGGTCCGCTGACAGAAACACTGCTGATGGCCAACCTCGCTATCAGAAGCTTCGACATCAAGAAAGAAAAAGAAGGTAAAACCAGCTTCCCCGGCCGTTATATCAAACTGCTCTGGGATAGTAAGGAAATGAAAATTACCAACTTTGATGATGCCAATCAATTCGTTAAGAGAACATACCGTCAGGGCTGGAGCCTGGGCGTATAA
- a CDS encoding GMC family oxidoreductase has translation MAFQIKQKGPVYDICIVGSGAGGGMAAKILSEAGLKIALLEAGPKYDPADPQQITQLKWPYASPRRGATTTRPFGDFDAAYGGWEIEGEPYTAKDGTKFDWFRSRMVGGRTNHWGRISLRFGPRDFKHKSYDGLGDDWPLSYEDVAPYYDRVDKMIGVFGTREGMANEPDGFFLPPPKPRLHELMLKKAGDKLKIPVITSRMSMLTRPVNKERSACFFCGQCNRGCQVYADFSSSSVLVKPAMKSGHVDLYDNAMAREVLTDKEGKATGVAYVDKTDLQEYVVNARVIVLAASACESARLLLNSKSSRFPNGLANSSNVVGKYLHDSTGSSRAAFMPQLVGRKRYNEDGVGGMHVYIPWWEDNKKLDFARGYHIEFGGGMRMPSYGGFTGIDRLNGKYPGSDGKIKPAGGYGVALKDDYRHFYGATVGMAGRGECIAREDNYCEIDPKVVDKWGIPVLRFNYTWSDHEIKQAKHMQDTFDQLIHEMGGVPLGTKPGPETNYGLETPGRIIHEVGTTRMGDDPKRSVLNKYNQAHDVKNLFVVDGGPFVSQADKNPTWTILALSLRASEYMMSELKKQNL, from the coding sequence ATGGCATTTCAGATAAAACAGAAGGGACCTGTGTATGATATCTGCATTGTTGGTTCAGGTGCAGGTGGCGGTATGGCTGCTAAAATACTCTCTGAAGCCGGACTTAAAATAGCCCTCCTGGAAGCAGGGCCGAAATACGATCCGGCTGATCCGCAACAAATTACCCAGTTGAAATGGCCCTACGCATCTCCCCGCAGAGGCGCTACCACGACCCGCCCATTTGGCGATTTTGATGCTGCTTACGGTGGATGGGAGATCGAAGGAGAACCTTACACAGCCAAAGATGGGACAAAGTTTGACTGGTTCCGCTCCCGCATGGTAGGTGGACGTACCAATCACTGGGGACGTATTTCCCTGCGCTTCGGTCCAAGGGATTTTAAACATAAAAGTTATGACGGTCTGGGTGATGACTGGCCTCTCAGCTATGAGGATGTCGCTCCGTACTATGACCGTGTTGATAAAATGATCGGCGTATTTGGCACCCGGGAAGGGATGGCCAATGAGCCGGACGGGTTCTTTCTGCCTCCTCCCAAACCGAGACTGCATGAACTGATGCTGAAGAAAGCGGGAGATAAACTGAAGATTCCGGTGATCACCTCGCGTATGTCTATGCTGACAAGACCTGTAAATAAAGAGCGTAGCGCCTGTTTCTTCTGCGGACAATGTAACCGTGGCTGCCAGGTATACGCTGACTTCTCCTCTTCTTCCGTACTTGTCAAACCAGCTATGAAAAGCGGACATGTCGATCTTTACGACAACGCCATGGCCAGGGAAGTGCTCACTGATAAAGAAGGAAAGGCAACAGGTGTGGCATATGTCGATAAAACAGATCTCCAGGAATATGTGGTGAATGCCCGGGTCATCGTACTCGCAGCCAGCGCCTGTGAATCTGCCCGTCTGCTGCTGAACTCAAAATCATCCAGATTCCCTAACGGATTAGCCAACTCCAGCAATGTTGTTGGTAAATACCTGCACGACTCTACCGGTTCCTCCCGCGCAGCCTTTATGCCGCAACTTGTAGGCCGTAAGCGCTACAATGAAGACGGCGTAGGTGGCATGCACGTGTACATTCCCTGGTGGGAAGACAATAAAAAACTGGACTTCGCCCGTGGATATCATATAGAATTCGGCGGTGGCATGCGTATGCCATCTTACGGCGGGTTTACCGGCATAGATCGGCTGAATGGCAAATATCCGGGCAGTGATGGCAAAATTAAACCTGCTGGTGGATATGGTGTTGCGCTGAAAGACGATTATCGTCACTTTTACGGTGCAACCGTCGGTATGGCCGGCAGAGGTGAATGTATTGCCCGTGAGGACAACTATTGTGAAATAGATCCGAAGGTTGTGGATAAATGGGGGATTCCCGTACTGCGTTTCAATTATACCTGGAGTGATCATGAGATCAAACAGGCCAAACACATGCAGGATACCTTTGATCAGCTGATCCATGAAATGGGTGGCGTACCACTGGGGACCAAACCTGGTCCTGAAACAAACTACGGACTGGAAACCCCTGGCAGGATCATTCACGAAGTAGGTACTACCCGTATGGGCGATGATCCGAAACGCTCCGTACTTAATAAGTATAACCAGGCGCACGATGTGAAAAACCTGTTTGTTGTAGATGGTGGTCCGTTTGTGTCTCAGGCTGATAAAAATCCAACCTGGACCATTCTGGCATTATCACTCCGTGCTTCTGAATACATGATGAGTGAACTGAAAAAGCAAAACCTTTAA
- a CDS encoding gluconate 2-dehydrogenase subunit 3 family protein → MDRRESLKALTIGSLSVGAILTGCDDKKSPAKDKETAGKLGGYGRTEPEAARDASLMAETFFTATELKTITVLSDIIIPADDHSISASAAKVPEFIEFMAKDQPQFKLPLRGGLRWLDVQCMKRYNNAFTDCTQQQQLELVDQIAYPEQAKPEMSQGVAFFSLMRDLTANGFFTSEAGIKDLDYKGNVPNEWNGVPADVLQQYGLAYDEKLLPLYVKMEDRGTIMTWD, encoded by the coding sequence ATGGACAGAAGGGAATCGCTCAAAGCGCTGACAATAGGCTCCTTATCCGTTGGCGCCATACTGACCGGCTGCGATGATAAAAAGTCTCCGGCCAAAGACAAGGAAACAGCAGGTAAACTAGGCGGCTACGGTCGTACAGAACCAGAAGCTGCAAGAGATGCATCATTGATGGCGGAGACATTTTTTACCGCTACAGAGCTGAAAACAATCACCGTACTCTCAGATATTATTATCCCCGCAGATGATCACTCTATCAGTGCATCAGCAGCAAAAGTGCCTGAATTCATTGAGTTCATGGCAAAAGATCAACCGCAGTTCAAACTGCCCCTGCGCGGCGGATTACGCTGGCTGGATGTACAGTGCATGAAACGTTACAACAATGCGTTTACGGACTGTACACAACAACAACAGCTGGAACTGGTGGACCAGATCGCCTATCCGGAGCAGGCCAAACCAGAAATGAGTCAGGGCGTAGCCTTTTTCTCATTGATGCGCGACCTCACGGCCAATGGCTTCTTCACCAGCGAAGCCGGCATCAAAGACCTTGACTATAAAGGCAATGTTCCCAACGAATGGAATGGTGTCCCGGCAGATGTCTTACAACAATATGGTCTTGCCTACGATGAAAAACTGCTTCCACTATACGTAAAAATGGAAGACAGGGGCACGATCATGACCTGGGACTAA
- the msrB gene encoding peptide-methionine (R)-S-oxide reductase MsrB, translated as MEDQKKSDVYSRTDTSKVNLTNEEWKERLSPEVYNIAREKGTEWAFTGKYWNSKDDGTYYCAACGNPLFVSDAKFESSCGWPSFFEPVTKGSLIYAPDNTHGMHRTEVMCGRCKAHLGHVFDDGPPPTGLRYCINSVILDFERAKEAENKFNGK; from the coding sequence ATGGAAGACCAGAAAAAGAGTGATGTATACTCAAGAACGGATACCAGCAAAGTGAACCTCACCAACGAAGAATGGAAAGAGCGCTTATCTCCGGAGGTATATAATATTGCCAGGGAAAAAGGCACCGAATGGGCTTTTACAGGAAAATACTGGAACAGCAAGGATGATGGTACCTATTACTGTGCAGCATGTGGTAACCCGCTGTTTGTATCAGATGCAAAATTTGAAAGCAGTTGTGGCTGGCCCAGCTTTTTTGAGCCGGTGACCAAGGGGAGTCTGATCTATGCGCCCGATAATACGCATGGCATGCATCGCACAGAAGTGATGTGCGGACGCTGCAAGGCACATCTCGGACATGTATTCGACGACGGTCCTCCTCCGACTGGATTGCGCTATTGTATCAATTCCGTTATACTGGATTTTGAAAGAGCGAAAGAGGCCGAAAATAAATTTAATGGGAAATAG